The following proteins are co-located in the Limanda limanda chromosome 5, fLimLim1.1, whole genome shotgun sequence genome:
- the foxn4 gene encoding forkhead box protein N4, translating to MIEGGITSMMSGIIENAGHHPSPQDYRLLTTDPSQLREEDLPGDLQSLSWLTSVDVPRLQQMADTRGHSNGPSQGSLLEQQTAQLSSLGMTAGQGSMLQLQSNMQHSPLGISIINTHSGSMSPFSMNGMPSPVYQCPTSVYQPTPQHVYSLTQTGQQCSTTGLYSNVSFNDQSLYTQPRLAPQDQELQPKSFPKPIYSYSCLIAMALKNSKTGSLPVSEIYSFMKEHFPYFKTAPDGWKNSVRHNLSLNKCFEKVENKTSSSSRKGCLWALNPAKIDKMEEEMQKWKRKDLPAIRRSMANPDELDKLITDRPENCRRKMLESGMTRLPGCQTLPVSNQMQPQPIVTLSLPCLPMHQHHQFQAQLQAQARLAPMSPAPAQTPPLHSDHCHSPLTQQSSKPHEDFYIVHGDTHTEVDALDPSIMDFAFQGNLWEEMKDDSFNLDALGTFSNSPLRLSDCDLGTAGLPPTSSGVNMPLSDMQVTGLYTTYTTQDPLSSQYMGTAANIKPIILL from the exons ATGATAGAAGGCGGAATTACATCCATGATGTCAGGAATAATTGAGAATGCTGGGCATCATCCATCGCCACAGGACTACAG GCTCCTGACCACGGACCCCTCCcagctgagggaggaggacCTCCCCGGGGACCTGCAGTCTCTGTCATGGCTCACCTCTGTGGATGTGCCCCGGCTACAGCAGATGGCTGATACCCGGGGCCACAGCAACGGGCCCTCCCAGGGCAGCCTGCTGGAGcaacagacag CTCAGCTGAGCAGCCTGGGGATGACGGCTGGACAAGGCTCCATGCTCCAGCTCCAGAGCAACATGCAGCACAGCCCTCTGGGAATCAGCATCATCAACACCCACAGTGGAAGT ATGTCTCCATTCTCCATGAATGGGATGCCTTCTCCAGTATACCAGTGCCCTACCTCAGTCTACCAGCCTACACCCCAGCACGTGTACTCTCTCACCCAAACTGGACAGCAG TGTTCAACAACTGGGCTTTATAGCAATGTCTCTTTCAACGACCAAAGTCTATACACGCAACCTCGTCTGGCTCCGCAAGACCAGGAGCTGCAGCCCAAGTCTTTCCCCAAGCCCATCTACTCCTACAG ctgTTTGATTGCCATGGCtctgaaaaacagcaaaactgGCAGCCTCCCAGTCAGTGAGATCTATAGCTTTATGAAGGAACACTTTCCTTATTTCAAG ACTGCACCTGATGGATGGAAGAACTCCGTCAGACACAACCTGTCCTTAAACAAATGCTTTGAGAAAGTGGAGAACAAGACGAGCAGCTCATCTCGTAAGGGCTGTCTATGGGCACTGAACCCTGCCAAAATTgacaagatggaggaggagatgcagaaGTGGAAACGCAAGGACCTGCCAGCCATCCGCCGCAGCATGGCTAACCCTG ATGAGCTGGACAAACTGATCACAGACCGCCCAGAGAACTGCAGACGCAAGATGTTAGAGTCCGGCATGACCCGGCTGCCCGGCTGCCAGACGCTGCCCGTCTCTAACCAGATGCAGCCTCAGCCTATAGTCACGCTGTCCCTCCCGTGTTTACCCAtgcaccagcaccaccagtTTCAGGCCCAGCTCCAGGCTCAGGCCCGACTGGCCCCCATGTCCCCCGCCCCGGCCCAGACACCTCCCCTCCACTCCGACCATTGCCACAGTCCTCTCACTCAGCAGTCCAGCAAGCCCCATGAGGACTTCTACATCGTGCACGGTGACACGCACACAGAGGTGGATGCACTAGACCCCAGCATCATGGACTTTGCCTTTCAAG GTAATCTGTGGGAGGAAATGAAGGACGACAGCTTTAACCTGGATGCTTTGGGCACCTTCAGTAACTCGCCCCTCCGACTATCAGACTGTGACTTGGGAACAGCCGGcctccctcccacctcctccggGGTGAACATGCCGCTGTCAGATATGCAGGTGACGGGCCTCTACACCACCTACACCACCCAGGACCCCCTGTCGTCCCAGTACATGGGCACAGCAGCCAACATTAAGCCCATCATCCTGCTTTGA